A single region of the Nocardioides aquaticus genome encodes:
- the secA gene encoding preprotein translocase subunit SecA, with amino-acid sequence MPVIIDKLLRLGEGKIVRRLETVAAAVNAIEDDFVAMSDAELQGMTDELRARYADGESLDDLMPEAFATVREAARRVLGQRHFDVQVMGGAALHLGNIAEMKTGEGKTLVSTLPAYLNALTGQGVHVVTVNDYLAKFQSEMMGRVHHFLGLSVGVILPSMRPAERREAYACDITYGTNNELGFDYLRDNMAGSLEECVQRGHHFAVVDEVDSILIDEARTPLIISGPTQDEVKWYGEFAKIVAKLDRDTDYEVDEKKRTISVLGPGITKVEDHLGIENLYESANTPLISFLNNGIKAKELFRNDKEYVVIDGEVLIVDEHTGRMLAGRRYNDGLHQAIEAKEGVRVREEYQTLATVTLQNFFRLYSTLSGMTGTAMTEASEFDKTYGLGVVPIPTNRPMRREDQADLVYRTEAAKYEAVADDIEERNRAGQPVLVGTVSVEKSELLSRLLVKRGIAHNVLNAKVHADEAKIVAQAGHRGAVTVATNMAGRGTDIMLGGSVEFLADEELRRRGLEPVGETADEYEAAWPETLERLKTQVAAEHDQVRELGGLYVVGTERHESRRIDNQLRGRSGRQGDPGESRFYLSLEDELMRLFKSEWVDRVLTMMKIPDDVPIENKRVTSAIANAQGQVESQNFESRKNVLKYDDVMDRQRRVIYTERREVLEGADLQEQVSGFLDDVVEGTVRGSAQQFSEEWDLEQLWTDLNQIWPVGVSIAEVEQQAGSRADLDVDEVVTLLKADAHAAYDARTAEVGDEVMRELERRVLLSVLDRKWREHLYEMDYLREGIYLRAYSQRDPLVEYQREGYDMFTAMMDGIKEEAVGFLFNLEVTVEEEPESVLVAPDGADAEVDDEPMRREVPTIRAKGLERPTQPQGLSYTAPSEDGEAEVRAEGEVGDDEFAGTTRNALCPCGSGKKFKRCHGAAGGPTGLTARANG; translated from the coding sequence GTGCCCGTCATCATCGACAAGCTGCTCCGCCTCGGCGAGGGCAAGATCGTGCGCCGCCTCGAGACCGTGGCCGCCGCCGTCAACGCCATCGAGGACGACTTCGTCGCGATGAGCGACGCCGAGCTGCAGGGCATGACCGACGAGCTGCGTGCGCGCTACGCGGACGGCGAGAGCCTCGACGACCTGATGCCCGAGGCCTTCGCGACCGTGCGGGAGGCGGCCCGGCGCGTCCTGGGCCAGCGGCACTTCGACGTGCAGGTGATGGGCGGGGCCGCGCTGCACCTGGGCAACATCGCCGAGATGAAGACCGGTGAGGGCAAGACGCTGGTCTCCACGCTGCCGGCCTACCTCAACGCGTTGACCGGCCAGGGCGTCCACGTGGTCACCGTCAACGACTACCTGGCGAAGTTCCAGTCCGAGATGATGGGCCGCGTCCACCACTTCCTGGGGCTGTCCGTCGGCGTGATCCTGCCGTCGATGCGGCCGGCCGAGCGGCGCGAGGCGTACGCCTGCGACATCACCTACGGCACCAACAACGAGCTGGGCTTCGACTACCTGCGCGACAACATGGCCGGCTCGCTCGAGGAGTGCGTCCAGCGGGGTCACCACTTCGCCGTGGTGGACGAGGTCGACTCCATCCTCATCGACGAGGCGCGGACGCCACTGATCATCTCCGGGCCCACCCAGGACGAGGTCAAGTGGTACGGTGAGTTCGCCAAGATCGTCGCCAAGCTCGACCGCGACACCGACTACGAGGTCGACGAGAAGAAGCGCACCATCTCGGTGCTGGGCCCCGGCATCACCAAGGTCGAGGACCACCTGGGCATCGAGAACCTCTACGAGTCGGCCAACACGCCGCTGATCTCCTTCCTGAACAACGGGATCAAGGCCAAGGAGCTGTTCCGCAACGACAAGGAGTACGTCGTCATCGACGGCGAGGTGCTCATCGTCGACGAGCACACCGGCCGCATGCTCGCCGGGCGCCGCTACAACGACGGCCTGCACCAGGCGATCGAGGCCAAGGAGGGCGTCCGGGTCCGCGAGGAGTACCAGACGCTGGCCACGGTCACCCTCCAGAACTTCTTCCGGCTCTACTCGACGTTGTCCGGGATGACCGGCACGGCGATGACCGAGGCCAGTGAGTTCGACAAGACCTACGGCCTCGGCGTCGTGCCGATCCCGACCAACCGCCCGATGCGGCGCGAGGACCAGGCGGACCTCGTCTACCGCACCGAGGCCGCGAAGTACGAGGCCGTGGCCGACGACATCGAGGAGCGCAACCGCGCGGGCCAGCCGGTCCTCGTGGGCACCGTCTCGGTCGAGAAGTCCGAGCTCCTGTCGCGGCTGCTGGTCAAGCGCGGCATCGCGCACAACGTGCTGAACGCCAAGGTGCACGCCGACGAGGCCAAGATCGTGGCGCAGGCCGGGCACCGCGGCGCGGTCACGGTGGCCACCAACATGGCCGGTCGCGGGACCGACATCATGCTCGGCGGGTCCGTGGAGTTCCTCGCCGACGAGGAGCTGCGCCGCCGTGGCCTCGAGCCGGTCGGCGAGACCGCTGACGAGTACGAGGCCGCCTGGCCCGAGACCCTGGAGCGCCTCAAGACCCAGGTCGCGGCCGAGCACGACCAGGTCCGCGAGCTCGGCGGTCTCTACGTCGTCGGCACCGAGCGCCACGAGTCCCGGCGCATCGACAACCAGCTCCGTGGACGGTCCGGCCGCCAGGGCGACCCCGGTGAGTCCCGGTTCTACCTGTCCCTCGAGGACGAGCTGATGCGGTTGTTCAAGTCCGAGTGGGTCGACCGCGTGCTGACCATGATGAAGATCCCCGACGACGTTCCGATCGAGAACAAGCGCGTGACCAGCGCGATCGCCAACGCGCAGGGCCAGGTCGAGTCGCAGAACTTCGAGTCCCGCAAGAACGTCCTCAAGTACGACGACGTGATGGACCGCCAGCGGCGGGTCATCTACACCGAGCGTCGCGAGGTGCTCGAGGGCGCCGACCTGCAGGAGCAGGTCAGCGGGTTCCTCGACGACGTCGTGGAGGGCACCGTGCGCGGCTCGGCCCAGCAGTTCTCCGAGGAGTGGGACCTCGAGCAGCTGTGGACCGACCTGAACCAGATCTGGCCGGTCGGCGTGAGCATCGCCGAGGTCGAGCAGCAGGCCGGCAGCCGCGCCGACCTCGACGTCGACGAGGTCGTCACCCTGCTCAAGGCCGACGCCCACGCGGCGTACGACGCCCGCACCGCCGAGGTCGGCGACGAGGTGATGCGCGAGCTCGAGCGTCGGGTGCTGCTCTCGGTGCTCGACCGCAAGTGGCGCGAGCACCTCTACGAGATGGACTACCTGCGCGAGGGCATCTACCTGCGCGCCTACTCGCAGCGCGACCCGCTGGTCGAGTACCAGCGCGAGGGCTACGACATGTTCACCGCGATGATGGACGGCATCAAGGAGGAGGCCGTCGGCTTCCTGTTCAACCTCGAGGTCACCGTCGAGGAGGAGCCCGAGTCCGTGCTGGTCGCCCCCGACGGGGCCGACGCCGAGGTCGACGACGAGCCGATGCGTCGGGAGGTGCCGACGATCCGGGCCAAGGGCCTGGAGCGGCCCACCCAGCCCCAGGGCCTGTCCTACACCGCGCCCAGCGAGGACGGCGAGGCCGAGGTGCGCGCCGAGGGCGAGGTGGGCGACGACGAGTTCGCCGGCACGACCCGCAACGCCCTGTGCCCCTGCGGCTCGGGCAAGAAGTTCAAGCGCTGCCACGGCGCGGCGGGCGGACCGACCGGTCTGACCGCGCGCGCCAACGGCTGA
- a CDS encoding response regulator, with protein MVAPSSPASAAPEPVRVIVVDDQELFRRGLTMLLAVEDGLEVVGEAGDGDQGIALAISTAPDVVLLDVRMPRRSGIEACLAIKESVPTTKIIMLTVSDEESDLYEAVKSGASGYLLKDSSIEEVAQAVRVVVEGQSLISPSMAVKLIDEFKQMSRPDRRTAANLRLTDREMDVLRLVALGLNNREVARRLTISENTVKNHVRNILEKLQLHSRMEAVMYAFKEKLLELPS; from the coding sequence GTGGTCGCCCCCAGCTCGCCTGCCTCCGCCGCGCCGGAGCCCGTACGCGTGATCGTGGTCGACGACCAGGAGCTCTTCCGCCGTGGGCTGACCATGCTGCTCGCCGTCGAGGACGGCCTCGAGGTCGTCGGCGAGGCCGGCGACGGCGACCAGGGCATCGCGCTGGCGATCAGCACCGCGCCCGACGTGGTGCTGCTCGACGTGCGGATGCCGCGCCGCTCGGGGATCGAGGCCTGCCTGGCGATCAAGGAGTCCGTGCCGACGACCAAGATCATCATGCTGACGGTCTCCGACGAGGAGAGCGACCTCTACGAGGCGGTCAAGAGCGGGGCGTCGGGCTACCTGCTGAAGGACTCCTCCATCGAGGAGGTCGCCCAGGCCGTCCGGGTGGTGGTCGAGGGCCAGTCGCTGATCAGCCCGTCCATGGCGGTCAAGCTGATCGACGAGTTCAAGCAGATGTCGCGTCCCGACCGCCGCACCGCGGCCAACCTGCGGCTCACCGACCGCGAGATGGACGTGCTCCGCCTGGTGGCGCTCGGGCTGAACAACCGCGAGGTGGCGCGCCGGCTGACGATCAGCGAGAACACCGTGAAGAACCACGTGCGCAACATCCTCGAGAAGCTCCAGCTCCACTCCCGGATGGAGGCCGTCATGTACGCCTTCAAGGAGAAGCTGCTCGAGCTGCCCAGCTGA
- the hpf gene encoding ribosome hibernation-promoting factor, HPF/YfiA family: MEVVVTGRHCELSDRFRSHAEEKLARLEKHDHRIIRVHVEVDCEANPRQHDRSTHVELTAFSKGPVIRAEAAADHEMGALDLALDKMAEQMRRASDRRRVHRGRRTPVSVGQALADVPIDADLLAAGEDETADDTAREHRVGPIEVTGDGPLVVREKSHPATPMTLDQALYEMELVGHDFYLFVDKESERPAVVYRRRGYDYGVIALDLVEE, from the coding sequence ATGGAGGTCGTCGTCACCGGACGCCACTGCGAGCTGAGTGATCGGTTCCGCAGCCACGCCGAGGAGAAGCTGGCACGTCTCGAGAAGCACGACCATCGCATCATCCGGGTGCACGTGGAGGTCGACTGCGAGGCCAACCCCCGCCAGCACGACCGCAGCACCCACGTCGAGCTCACCGCCTTCTCCAAGGGCCCGGTGATCCGGGCGGAGGCGGCCGCGGACCACGAGATGGGCGCCCTGGACCTCGCGCTGGACAAGATGGCCGAGCAGATGCGGCGCGCCTCGGACCGGCGCCGCGTGCACCGGGGTCGTCGCACCCCGGTCTCGGTCGGTCAGGCGCTGGCCGACGTCCCGATCGACGCCGACCTGCTCGCCGCGGGCGAGGACGAGACCGCCGACGACACGGCGCGCGAGCACCGGGTCGGCCCGATCGAGGTCACCGGCGACGGACCGCTCGTGGTGCGCGAGAAGTCGCACCCGGCGACCCCGATGACGTTGGACCAGGCGCTCTACGAGATGGAGCTGGTGGGCCACGACTTCTACCTCTTCGTCGACAAGGAGTCCGAGCGTCCCGCGGTGGTCTACCGGCGACGGGGCTACGACTACGGGGTGATCGCGCTCGACCTCGTCGAGGAGTAG
- a CDS encoding winged helix-turn-helix domain-containing protein, whose protein sequence is MLSLSTAQARRVALAAQGFCDPAHAAPTMRTLDRAVARTGVLQVDSVNVLARAHYMPLYARMGPYDTDLLGRAAERSPRHLVEYWAHVQALMPVGLWPAMAHRRDHYRARRGKWTVLEEGTDLERALLAEIADRGASTARELDDGLPRSREHWGWNWSRARQVLDYLYLVGDLAIAGRTGSFEVLYDLPERVLPRDVLEAPTPSVADQHLELVRRAARSHGVATLPCLRDYYRLPRLDQVRPAVEVLVETGELEPVRVEGWDRPAWLHRDARRARRVTARTLLSPFDPVVWERERAERLFGFHYRIEIYVPAAERRFGYYVLPFLLGDQIVARVDLKADRAAGVLRVPGAFAEDGAPAGTAEELAAELVRLAGWLGLAEVRVGERGDLAAPLSGALAAGWGGARPPG, encoded by the coding sequence GTGCTCTCGCTCTCGACCGCCCAGGCGCGCCGGGTCGCGCTGGCCGCCCAGGGCTTCTGCGACCCGGCCCACGCCGCGCCGACGATGCGCACCCTGGACCGCGCGGTGGCCCGGACCGGCGTCCTGCAGGTGGACTCGGTCAACGTGCTGGCACGCGCGCACTACATGCCGCTCTACGCGCGGATGGGGCCGTACGACACCGACCTCCTGGGCCGCGCCGCCGAGAGGTCGCCACGGCACCTGGTCGAGTACTGGGCGCACGTGCAGGCGCTGATGCCGGTCGGGCTGTGGCCGGCGATGGCGCACCGTCGCGACCACTACCGCGCCCGGCGCGGGAAGTGGACGGTGCTCGAGGAGGGCACGGACCTGGAGCGTGCCCTGCTCGCCGAGATCGCCGACCGCGGAGCCTCGACGGCCCGCGAGCTCGACGACGGGCTGCCCCGGAGCCGGGAGCACTGGGGCTGGAACTGGTCGCGCGCGCGCCAGGTCCTGGACTACCTCTACCTGGTCGGGGACCTCGCGATCGCCGGGCGCACCGGCTCGTTCGAGGTGCTCTACGACCTCCCGGAGCGGGTGCTGCCGCGGGACGTGCTGGAGGCGCCCACGCCGTCGGTCGCCGACCAGCACCTCGAGCTGGTGCGGCGCGCGGCCCGCTCGCACGGCGTCGCCACGCTGCCGTGCCTGCGGGACTACTACCGCCTGCCGCGGCTGGACCAGGTGCGCCCGGCGGTCGAGGTGCTGGTCGAGACCGGCGAGCTCGAGCCGGTGCGGGTCGAGGGCTGGGACCGCCCGGCCTGGCTGCACCGCGACGCCCGCCGCGCCCGCCGGGTGACCGCACGGACGCTGCTCAGCCCGTTCGACCCGGTGGTGTGGGAGCGCGAGCGCGCCGAGCGGCTGTTCGGCTTCCACTACCGGATCGAGATCTACGTCCCGGCCGCCGAGCGACGCTTCGGCTACTACGTGCTGCCGTTCCTGCTCGGCGACCAGATCGTGGCCCGGGTGGACCTCAAGGCCGACCGGGCCGCCGGGGTGCTGCGGGTGCCCGGTGCCTTCGCCGAGGACGGTGCGCCGGCCGGCACGGCCGAGGAGCTGGCCGCCGAGCTGGTGCGCCTGGCCGGGTGGCTGGGGCTGGCCGAGGTCCGGGTGGGGGAGCGCGGCGACCTGGCCGCACCGCTGTCCGGGGCGCTGGCCGCGGGTTGGGGTGGCGCTCGCCCCCCTGGGTAG